AGCCAGGCTCCTTTAATCCAAACAGATTTGCAGCATGTTCTGTATTTTTAAATTGGTACGCATTGTTTTGATATATCGGGACAGCCCGGGCACCTGTAACAGGATCTGGCGACAATCCACCATGTACACCGATTGTTTCAAAACGATATTTTTTTTGCTCGACTCCCATTTTCTCTCCTCCACTAGACATTCCATAAAGTATAAAACCCCCACTTCATTAAGAAGAGGGGGTTCTCTTCTTATCTTCCAGAGCAAAAAAGCTCTGCTGGAATTAGCACCGTGTTTTAAACCGGTTGCTGGGCATCGTAGGGCCAGTCCCTCCGCCTCTCTTGATAAGAGTCACTATTGAATTGTCATTATTAATTGAATATTTAAACAACATATTAAACCAAAGTTTGATTTGAGTCAATATATTTTTTAAAACTATTTTCATCATTTCTCTTTTCAGCTTTCGTCAAATAGAAAATGGATTCCAGTAATAAAATCGTTCGAAAAGGGGCATAGATCTTTAGCAATCCCCTATTCAGAAGAATTCTCAGCTTTTCATTTCCTTTTAGCAATGTTTTAATAGTCTCAATCTCTCCTGATATTTTGCATGTATTTATTTCTTCGTCTTCATCTTCGATCATAAGCAACTCACCATTTGTAATCGCAAGTAACAAGCTCATATTTCCTGACACAAGTCTTACCGAAAGGAAATCAATAGTATTAATTAATTGTAAAACATGGTTTCGTTCCTTTATTGTCATAATAAAGTTTTGTACGGATTCCATCATTTTTACCACTCCGGTTTTTTTGCCTATATCAACATATTCCTTTACTGAACAAAAAAATCCTTTAAGTTTTATTCGACAAATTCTTTTACTTCATACAAACAATTACATTTTTTTCTACATTTCCCGAGAAATATGTCATATTTAGACTGTTTTAGCTGGAGCAGTTTTATTTTTAGAAATAGAGATGCCCTTAAATACAATATAAAAATAAAGGGACCCTATTAAATACAATGATGCAGTTATCGAAAAAACATAAGAATAGCCCCAATATGAGCCATATTTAACAACGATTCCTGTTGAGACTGGACCCATAAACGCCCATCCTAGGTTAAAAATCATTTGGTTTATTGAATTCGCAAGCCCTTTCATAGAATCATTTACTTTTGACATCATGAGTGACATTTGAATAGGGTTTCCTGCATTCATCAATGCTTGCCGAAAAAGAAAGCCTATTATTGCTAGCCATAAATGTTCTGTGTAGGCAGTCAACAGAAGAAAAGGCAATGAAAAAAGTTGAAGTGTAACAACTGCCTTCACTTCCCCAACCCTTTTTACAATGAGCGGACCAATGAACATGGCTACAGCAGTCGCTGCTTGGCCTAGAGAAATAATGATCCCAATAGAAGAGGTAGAAGCTTTGAAACGGTCAGCAAAATAAAGGTTCAAGTATGGAATAACAAGACCTGATCCAAAGCCAATTAAAAGGTTTGCAACCGCAAATAATATGATGATTTTAATTCCTTCACTTTTCCAATTCCACTTTGGACCTATGGTGGTTTTTCTGCGTTCTGGAAGTTTTCTTTGATGCTCTTTAAACTTAGTGACAGGGATAGCACCAATTAAAAATATAAAGGTTCCAATGATCAAAGTCAGACGAATACTATTCAAGTCACTTACAAATAACGAAAATAGATCAGTTAGGATACCCCCCAATAAATTCCCCACTACATTTGCAGCGGTCATCATAGCAAAATGTATGCTAAATAAATTGACACGCTGTTCGGAGGTTGAATTTTCAGCAAGCCAGGGTATACTTGATACTTGAAAAAACGCCATCGCTAATCCACCAATAAAGGAGAGGGCAATTAATTGATCTTGTTGGTCAATAATGCTTCTCGCAAATAGGGTTATTCCCGAAAAAATAATTCCTAAAAATATAACCTTTTTTCTCCCAAATCGATCACTCGCCAAGCCCGCTGGTATCAAAATTATAGCTGTTGCTAATGATCCCATTGCAATAACCCTGCCATTTACTGCTTCGGTGAACCCAAGATTTCTAATATAAAAATTATAAATGACCATGAAAATTCCCATTCCGATTTGGGTGAAAATATTCATCATAAAACTTAACTTAATATTACGATTAAATGTCCGAAATTGAGCTTTCCAGTCATGGTAAAATGCCATTAGTTTCGCTCCTTAAAATACTTCGCATCCCTAAATATCATAATACATCTCGGAATTTTTTGTAAATAGAGAAATTTTGAACTTTTTTATATAAGTAAATTTAGTGAATTTGACATACCTTCCAAAATTAAGTATGAAAGGAGACATAACGTCTATTCCACGCACAAAAGGAGCTCCAGAAAGCCAATGAAAACTGACTTTTTGGAGCTCCTTTCTTTTTTTAGTCTCTGATAATTGGGTGTGTTGATTTCCACTTCAGGCGCTTCGCTTTCCGCGGGCGTTGCGGGGAGCCTCCTCGTCGCTTACGCTCCTGCGGGGTCTCCCCTGCCCCGTACTCCCGCAGGAGTCTGCGCGCCTTCCGTTCCAATCAACACAGTGTAATAATCAATCATGCACTTTAACATAGCCTTTTAATAAATGCATATAATAATCGTCCGTAATCGATATAAGAAAAAGCCAACAAAATTATTAACTGGTTCCGTTTCCTATCACAAAACGTGAATTTACAATAAAAAATGTACGGTAAAATGTATATTAATTTGCACTGCTTTTGCGGTGCATTTTGTTTATAAAAAATAGCCAAGCCTTATACGAACTAAGCTATACACCTTATTTATTTTGCAGGGGATTGAACTAAAGCTATCCGTTAATGAAAAACAAAGCCATTACTTAATTGCCTTATCTCAAAATATGCGACAAGCCGTTGTCATTCACGTATTGAAATCCCACGATTTTCCCTTCTTCCTTTTCCTTTGTAGAAAAGACGACTTCACCTTCTACACTTGCAGTTTTTTCTTCTTCTCCATTTTTCTGATATCCGACCTTTGCTATGAAGGTATAACGATATGAAATTTTCTCTTGCTCCATCGTGATATTCTTAAGACTTAACTTATATCCATTAAAGTAGGCAAGAGTTTGGTATGAAGTACCACCATATGCTGCAATGAAGGTCTCAATCCTAGAAAAATCTGCAAAGTAACGTCCGTATACTTCAGCTAAATATTTATCTGCCTCTTGGTTCTCTGCTTTCTTATTCACAACAGACCTATATTTAGGATTCCATAATAGATCCACTAACTTCTCATCCGGACCAGTAAACTCTTGCTCAAGAACTTTTTTAATTGCTGTTCTATGCTGGTCTTCCGCTACTGTTTGAGAACAAGAAGCTATTAAAAATCCTAACATTATCATCATTAAACTTAAAAAAATAATGGATTTTGTTTTGTTATTATTTTTTGACATTACAACATACCCCCTTTTAATGGTAATACGTTTGTAATACATTTTATGTTTCAGATTATTAAGTTTTCCTTCAACTAACCGTAGCTTAAGGACATTTTTTCATATTTTTTATTTATCTTAACATAAGTATCCATTAATATTTCATGTTCAACATCCAGTCTAATCAATTTTTGTAAGTCTATTTGTATATCAAAATGCTGGTGAAATTGTAGGGGTACAACAGCTAGTGCACCCTTACAAATTGGTGTACATTTTCCCATACAAATTTTAGAGTGAATTTCCGTGCAAACCGCTATACGCCAATAAAGAAATGAGTGCAAATTCATATACAATTTGACACTCATTTTAATTAACATTTTTAATGTTTGTGATAGGAAACGGAACCCGTTACAAAATTATGCTGATTTCATTAATAATTTACTATAATTACAAACAAAGTGAGAACTCCTTATTTTTGGAGTTCTCACTTTGTTTAATAAAACTTATATCCATAATCCTTAAGCATGGTTTTTGTATTATCAATGTTTGTCTGTACAATCTTATCAAGATAAAAAGGATGTTTTCAGATTTTTCTACTTGAGTTGATTGGAGCGGAGGGCACTTGACTCCTGCGGGATTTGAGGGAATGGGAGACCCCACAGGCGGTACGCCGAGGAGGCTCCCATCCCTCCCCGCGGAAAGCAAGTGCCCGGAGCGGAAATCAACGGACACAGTTATGGTCTAAATCAACCATTTATGCGAAAGAGTCTTTAAAAAAACGATTGTAATTTTACTTTTTTTAGAACATTAACGTGGTGGTGAGTAGCGCTATATCAGTTTTGTATCAAGGATTGTAATTCATTACGATTCCATTCATGTACGAACTACCTCAGCCCATCTCTAAGTACTCAGTAAATACATCGATATTTGCTCCTAGTAGGACAGTTGCAAGGTGATGTTCAGGAGCTGTTGCTACTTCACGATACATTTTATCAATATAGAGATGCTTTGCTTGAGGAAGCCCCCTTTTAAGCTGTTTTCTCAGTTTTTCACCAGATTCATCCGCATCAACCAAAATATAGACCTCTTTATCTTCTAAGAAATCAATCAATTCATCTAATTTCGTAATACCAATCGTACCATTTGTACAAATGATTTCAACGTGCTCTTTAATAATATTCTTAATCCTTTTCTTATCGGATGTTCCTTCAACAATAATTACTTTTTCTAAATAAGAATCTATCATGAAATCACCCATAAATT
The Neobacillus sp. PS3-40 genome window above contains:
- a CDS encoding MFS transporter, which encodes MAFYHDWKAQFRTFNRNIKLSFMMNIFTQIGMGIFMVIYNFYIRNLGFTEAVNGRVIAMGSLATAIILIPAGLASDRFGRKKVIFLGIIFSGITLFARSIIDQQDQLIALSFIGGLAMAFFQVSSIPWLAENSTSEQRVNLFSIHFAMMTAANVVGNLLGGILTDLFSLFVSDLNSIRLTLIIGTFIFLIGAIPVTKFKEHQRKLPERRKTTIGPKWNWKSEGIKIIILFAVANLLIGFGSGLVIPYLNLYFADRFKASTSSIGIIISLGQAATAVAMFIGPLIVKRVGEVKAVVTLQLFSLPFLLLTAYTEHLWLAIIGFLFRQALMNAGNPIQMSLMMSKVNDSMKGLANSINQMIFNLGWAFMGPVSTGIVVKYGSYWGYSYVFSITASLYLIGSLYFYIVFKGISISKNKTAPAKTV
- a CDS encoding toprim domain-containing protein, coding for MIDSYLEKVIIVEGTSDKKRIKNIIKEHVEIICTNGTIGITKLDELIDFLEDKEVYILVDADESGEKLRKQLKRGLPQAKHLYIDKMYREVATAPEHHLATVLLGANIDVFTEYLEMG